In a single window of the Papaver somniferum cultivar HN1 chromosome 8, ASM357369v1, whole genome shotgun sequence genome:
- the LOC113302164 gene encoding cucumber peeling cupredoxin-like: MDSISVRFFIIGLLLLAVSALSGSSAEVYRVGDSIGWTNQIPNVKYYTRWAASRTFYVGDYIVFDFDARLNNLVEVNLTSFRNCDGSSAMNVYDTSGSVIIPLTAVSHLFFISSFHCCCGQKVDIRVLSVPANPPPPKSPTQPKPRREEKHGEENKDDHTVKTAPGFIIACSVVFAVIVGSIFLAFIMYRIRRGDPIPPIPYSVAPLTSAVRVRIVNVAG; the protein is encoded by the exons atggattcAATTTCAGTTCGCTTCTTCATCATAGGTTTACTGCTTTTGGCTGTATCAGCACTCTCTGGATCAAGTGCTGAAGTCTATCGTGTAGGGGATTCCATAGGATGGACAAACCAGATTCCCAATGTCAAGTACTACACTCGCTGGGCTGCTAGCAGGACATTTTATGTTGGTGACTACATAG TTTTCGATTTCGACGCAAGACTGAATAATCTGGTCGAAGTCAATCTTACCAGTTTTAGAAACTGTGATGGGTCGTCGGCTATGAATGTTTACGACACCTCTGGAAGTGTCATTATTCCTCTTACCGCTGTCAGTCACCTTTTCTTTATATCCAGTTTCCACTGCTGCTGTGGACAGAAAGTAGATATCAGGGTTCTTAGTGTACCAGCAAATCCTCCACCTCCCAAATCTCCAACCCAGCCCAAACCAAGACGAGAGGAAAAGCACGGCGAAGAGAATAAAGACGACCACACCGTTAAGACGGCCCCCGGTTTCATCATAGCTTGTTCGGTTGTCTTCGCAGTCATTGTTGGGTCTATATTTCTGGCTTTCATAATGTACCGGATCCGCAGGGGTGATCCGATTCCCCCGATCCCATATTCAGTTGCACCTTTAACATCTGCAGTCAGAGTCAGGATAGTTAATGTTGCAGGCTAA